In Tachypleus tridentatus isolate NWPU-2018 chromosome 7, ASM421037v1, whole genome shotgun sequence, a genomic segment contains:
- the LOC143255614 gene encoding uncharacterized protein LOC143255614, giving the protein MSWFTSGCYKGERTAKKFAIPTIWHEPTDHFSNCYFCMVDPLKCQASKNASAIMCPYLSSSIAPVPHCPELPVLTLPERKQSSSEEEIDIEDPDYNFRCAAGERNPYYPNQRDLNDLVRDIGQTKSNAKTIFGG; this is encoded by the exons ATGAGTTGGTTCACATCag GATGTTACAAAGGGGAAAGGACAGCCaagaagttcgctattccaacaATTTGGCATGAACCAACTGACCACTtcagcaattgctacttctgcatggtggaccctttgAAATGTCAGGctagcaagaatgcatctgctatcatgtgtCCGTACCTTTCATCATCCATTgctccagtgccacactgccctgaacTCCCTGTActcactctgccagagagaaagcagtcaTCCTCAGAAGAGGAGATAgacattgaagatccagattacaatttcagatgtGCAGCTGGTgaaagaaacccatactaccccaaccaaagagacctcaatgacttggtCAGAGATATTGGTCAAACAAAGTCAAATGccaagactatatttgggggctga